A single genomic interval of Agarivorans aestuarii harbors:
- the rplL gene encoding 50S ribosomal protein L7/L12: MSITKDQIIEAVAEMSVMDVVELIEAMEEKFGVSAAAAVAVAGDAGAAAEEQSEFDVILTAPGANKVAAIKAVRAATGLGLKEAKGLVDSAPAAIKEGVEKDEAEALKAALEEAGASVELK; the protein is encoded by the coding sequence ATGTCTATCACTAAAGACCAAATTATCGAAGCTGTTGCTGAAATGTCAGTAATGGACGTTGTTGAACTAATCGAAGCTATGGAAGAGAAGTTCGGCGTATCTGCTGCTGCAGCTGTTGCTGTTGCTGGTGACGCTGGTGCTGCTGCTGAAGAGCAATCAGAATTCGACGTAATCTTAACTGCTCCAGGCGCTAACAAAGTTGCTGCTATTAAAGCGGTACGTGCTGCTACAGGTCTAGGCCTGAAAGAAGCTAAAGGACTTGTTGATTCAGCTCCTGCTGCAATCAAAGAAGGCGTTGAGAAAGACGAAGCTGAAGCTCTTAAAGCTGCTCTTGAAGAAGCTGGTGCTTCTGTTGAGCTTAAGTAA
- the tusD gene encoding sulfurtransferase complex subunit TusD, producing the protein MSLTYTLVVTSPLYGKQGSASALNFAKALIEAGHQIKTVFFYLDGVSNGLSTSLPASDEVNIHQHWLDIKKASACSLLVCSAAAYRRGVIGEDEATANQLLANMDSQFEMSGLAEMATAMLTSDRVVHL; encoded by the coding sequence ATGAGCCTTACCTATACTCTGGTTGTTACTAGCCCCTTGTATGGCAAACAAGGAAGTGCTTCGGCGCTTAACTTTGCCAAGGCTTTGATTGAAGCCGGCCATCAGATAAAAACGGTGTTCTTTTATCTAGATGGGGTGAGTAATGGCCTGTCTACATCTCTACCTGCAAGTGATGAAGTAAATATTCATCAGCACTGGCTCGATATAAAAAAAGCATCGGCGTGTTCGCTTCTTGTATGCAGTGCAGCCGCATATCGCCGAGGGGTAATTGGCGAAGACGAAGCCACTGCCAATCAACTATTGGCTAACATGGACAGTCAGTTTGAAATGTCGGGCTTAGCCGAAATGGCCACAGCTATGCTAACTAGCGATAGAGTGGTGCACTTATGA
- the rplA gene encoding 50S ribosomal protein L1 encodes MAKLSKRMRAINEKVDSTKEYSVNEAVALLKELASAKFLESVDAAVNLGVDPRKSDQNVRGATVLPHGTGRNVRVAVFTQGANAEAATEAGADVVGMDDLAAQVKAGEMDFDVVIASPDAMRVVGQLGQILGPRGLMPNPKVGTVTPNVADAVKLAKAGQIRYRNDKNGIIHTTIGKADFDADKLKENLEALVVALKKAKPAQSKGQFIKKVSLSTTMGAGLTVDVATLDTQA; translated from the coding sequence ATGGCAAAACTTTCTAAGCGCATGCGTGCGATCAACGAAAAAGTTGATTCAACAAAAGAATACTCAGTAAACGAAGCTGTTGCTCTTCTTAAAGAATTAGCGTCAGCTAAGTTCCTAGAAAGCGTAGATGCAGCGGTTAACCTTGGTGTTGACCCACGTAAATCTGACCAAAACGTTCGTGGTGCAACTGTACTACCACACGGTACTGGTCGTAACGTTCGTGTTGCTGTATTTACTCAAGGTGCTAACGCCGAAGCCGCTACTGAAGCTGGTGCTGACGTAGTTGGTATGGATGATTTAGCTGCACAAGTTAAAGCTGGTGAGATGGACTTCGACGTAGTAATTGCTTCTCCAGATGCAATGCGCGTTGTTGGTCAACTAGGTCAAATCCTAGGTCCACGTGGTTTAATGCCAAACCCTAAAGTGGGTACAGTTACTCCTAACGTAGCTGACGCAGTTAAACTAGCTAAAGCGGGTCAGATTCGTTACCGCAACGACAAAAACGGTATTATCCATACTACTATTGGTAAAGCCGATTTTGATGCTGACAAGCTTAAAGAGAACCTTGAAGCATTGGTTGTTGCTCTTAAAAAAGCAAAACCTGCTCAATCTAAAGGTCAGTTCATTAAGAAAGTTAGCCTATCAACCACTATGGGTGCTGGTCTAACTGTTGATGTAGCTACTTTAGATACTCAAGCTTAA
- the rpoC gene encoding DNA-directed RNA polymerase subunit beta': protein MKDLLKFLKQQSKTEEFEGIKIGLASPDQIRSWSFGEVKKPETINYRTFKPERDGLFCARIFGPVKDYECLCGKYKRLKHRGVICEKCGVEVTQSKVRRDRMGHIELASPVAHIWFLKSLPSRIGLLLDMTLRDIERVLYFESFVVTEPGMTSLERGQMLTEETYLDSLEEYGDEFEAKMGAEAVLALLRHLELDQEIEVMREELQTTNSETKRKKTTKRLKLMEAFRDSGNKPEWMIMTVLPVLPPDLRPLVPLDGGRFATSDLNDLYRRVINRNNRLKRLLDLAAPDIIVRNEKRMLQEAVDALLDNGRRGRAITGSNKRPLKSLADMIKGKQGRFRQNLLGKRVDYSGRSVITVGPTLRLHQCGLPKKMALELFKPFIYGKLELRGLATTIKAAKKMVEREGGEVWDILEEVIREHPVLLNRAPTLHRLGIQAFEPVLIEGKAIQLHPLVCAAYNADFDGDQMAVHVPLTLEAQLEARSLMMSTNNVLSPANGEPIIVPSQDVVLGLYYMTRERVNAEGEGMYLSGPKEAEKLYRAKQASIHARVNVRITEVVVAEDGSRIEKTEIKQTTIGRAILWLIVPKGLPFDLVNQSMGKKQISGLLNTCYRKLGLKHSVIFADQLMYTGFHYATLSGASVGINDMVIPDAKKDIVEEASDEVSEIQEQFLAGLVTAGERYNKVIDIWASANEKVSKAMMDNLSTETVINKDGEEENQDSFNSIFMMADSGARGSAAQIRQLAGMRGLMAKPDGSIIETPIVANFREGLNVLQYFISTHGARKGLADTALKTANSGYLTRRLVDVAQDLVVTETDCGTQEGILMTPHIEGGDVVEPLRERVLGRVLVGDVIKPGTENEVLLKDKTLLDEKLCDLLEENSVDTVKVRSVISCANDFGVCALCYGRDLARGHLVGRGEAVGVVAAQSIGEPGTQLTMRTFHIGGAASRAAAENSIQVKNTGTIKLHNAKVVTNSGGKLVVTSRSTELTIIDEMGQTKESHKLQYGAVLEVVDGGAVTSGDTVANWDPHTHPIITEVPGRVKFIDMVEGVTVSRQTDELTGLSSINVMDPNERPGAGKEMRPMVKLVDASGNDVLIAGTDIPAQYFLSAKAIVNLEDNAEVGVGDAIARIPQESSGTKDITGGLPRVADLFEARQPKEPAILAEITGTISYGKETKGKRRLVITPAEGDAYEEMIPKWRNLNVFEGEKVAKGEVIADGPESPHDILRLRGISPVANYIVNEVQDVYRLQGVKINDKHIETIVRQMLRKCLILDAGDSSFLLGEQAEVARVNIENRQLEAEGKRPALYRRELLGITKASLSTESFISAASFQETTRVLTEAAVGGKQDELRGLKENVIVGRLIPAGTGYSYHVNRRNKSEAPAPITADEAADNLAALLNAAPGGETE from the coding sequence GTGAAAGATTTACTTAAGTTTCTTAAGCAACAAAGCAAGACCGAAGAGTTTGAAGGCATTAAAATTGGCCTAGCTTCACCAGACCAGATCCGTAGTTGGTCGTTTGGTGAGGTGAAGAAACCAGAGACGATTAACTATCGTACCTTTAAGCCTGAGCGTGACGGTTTATTCTGTGCCCGTATTTTCGGCCCAGTTAAAGATTACGAATGTTTGTGTGGTAAATACAAGCGTTTGAAACACCGTGGTGTTATCTGTGAGAAGTGTGGTGTAGAAGTTACCCAATCTAAAGTTCGTCGTGACCGTATGGGCCACATTGAACTAGCTTCTCCTGTAGCTCACATCTGGTTCTTAAAATCACTACCATCGCGTATTGGTTTATTACTAGATATGACTTTACGTGATATTGAGCGTGTACTTTACTTCGAATCATTTGTAGTGACTGAGCCTGGCATGACCAGCTTAGAGCGCGGTCAAATGCTTACCGAAGAAACCTACCTTGATTCACTTGAAGAGTACGGTGATGAGTTTGAAGCTAAAATGGGTGCAGAGGCTGTATTAGCTTTATTGCGTCATTTAGAGCTTGACCAAGAAATCGAAGTAATGCGCGAAGAGTTACAAACAACTAACTCTGAAACTAAGCGTAAGAAGACCACTAAGCGTCTTAAGCTTATGGAAGCGTTCCGCGATTCAGGTAACAAACCTGAGTGGATGATTATGACCGTATTGCCGGTTCTTCCACCAGATTTGCGTCCACTAGTTCCACTAGATGGCGGCCGTTTTGCTACTTCTGATTTGAACGATTTATACCGTCGTGTAATCAACCGTAACAACCGTTTGAAGCGTCTACTAGACCTAGCTGCTCCTGACATCATTGTGCGTAACGAAAAGCGTATGCTGCAAGAAGCAGTAGATGCCTTGTTAGACAATGGTCGTCGTGGTCGTGCAATTACTGGTTCTAACAAACGTCCGCTTAAATCTTTGGCTGATATGATCAAAGGTAAGCAAGGTCGTTTCCGTCAGAACTTGCTAGGTAAGCGTGTAGATTACTCCGGTCGTTCGGTAATTACCGTTGGTCCTACACTGCGTCTACACCAGTGTGGCCTACCTAAGAAAATGGCACTTGAGTTGTTCAAACCATTCATCTACGGCAAGTTAGAGCTGCGTGGTCTTGCTACTACGATTAAAGCTGCTAAGAAGATGGTTGAGCGTGAAGGCGGTGAAGTTTGGGATATTCTTGAAGAAGTTATCCGTGAACACCCTGTATTACTTAACCGTGCACCAACCTTGCACCGTTTGGGTATTCAAGCCTTTGAGCCTGTGCTAATTGAAGGTAAAGCAATTCAATTACACCCGCTAGTGTGTGCGGCTTATAACGCCGACTTCGATGGGGACCAAATGGCGGTACACGTACCGTTGACCCTAGAAGCACAGTTAGAAGCACGTTCGTTGATGATGTCGACTAACAACGTACTTTCACCAGCTAACGGTGAGCCTATTATCGTCCCTTCGCAAGACGTTGTATTGGGTCTGTATTACATGACTCGTGAACGTGTTAACGCTGAAGGCGAAGGTATGTACCTTTCTGGTCCTAAAGAGGCAGAAAAGTTATACCGTGCTAAGCAAGCCAGTATTCACGCACGTGTAAACGTACGTATTACTGAAGTTGTAGTAGCTGAAGACGGCTCTAGAATCGAAAAAACCGAGATTAAGCAAACTACCATTGGTCGTGCCATTTTATGGTTAATCGTACCTAAAGGTTTGCCGTTTGATTTAGTTAACCAGTCAATGGGTAAGAAGCAAATCTCAGGATTGCTAAACACCTGTTACCGTAAACTAGGTCTTAAGCACTCAGTTATTTTTGCTGACCAATTAATGTACACCGGTTTCCATTATGCAACCTTGTCTGGTGCCTCTGTAGGTATTAACGACATGGTAATCCCTGATGCTAAGAAAGACATCGTGGAAGAAGCCAGTGACGAAGTAAGCGAAATTCAAGAGCAGTTCCTTGCTGGTTTGGTAACAGCTGGCGAGCGTTACAACAAAGTAATCGATATTTGGGCTTCGGCTAACGAAAAAGTATCGAAAGCGATGATGGACAACTTGTCTACTGAAACGGTTATCAACAAAGATGGCGAAGAAGAGAATCAAGACTCATTCAACAGTATCTTTATGATGGCCGATTCTGGCGCACGTGGTAGTGCTGCTCAGATTCGTCAGCTAGCTGGTATGCGTGGCTTGATGGCTAAACCGGATGGTTCGATTATCGAAACCCCGATTGTGGCTAACTTCCGTGAAGGTTTGAACGTACTTCAGTACTTCATCTCAACTCACGGTGCGCGTAAAGGTTTGGCCGATACCGCATTGAAGACAGCTAACTCGGGTTACTTAACACGTCGTCTAGTAGACGTGGCTCAGGATTTGGTTGTTACCGAAACTGATTGTGGTACCCAAGAAGGCATTCTCATGACTCCTCATATTGAGGGTGGTGACGTTGTTGAACCATTGCGTGAGCGTGTTCTTGGTCGTGTTCTAGTAGGTGACGTTATTAAGCCTGGTACTGAGAACGAAGTACTGCTTAAAGACAAAACACTACTTGACGAAAAACTGTGTGACCTTCTTGAAGAAAACTCAGTGGATACCGTTAAGGTACGCTCAGTAATTAGCTGTGCTAATGACTTTGGTGTTTGTGCCCTTTGTTACGGTCGTGATCTTGCTCGAGGCCACTTGGTTGGGCGTGGTGAAGCGGTCGGTGTTGTTGCGGCACAATCGATTGGTGAGCCGGGTACTCAGCTTACCATGCGTACTTTCCACATTGGTGGTGCGGCATCGCGTGCGGCAGCAGAGAACAGCATTCAAGTTAAGAATACTGGTACTATTAAACTACACAACGCTAAAGTGGTTACCAACAGCGGAGGCAAGCTAGTTGTAACCTCTCGTTCTACTGAATTGACCATCATTGACGAAATGGGTCAAACCAAAGAAAGTCACAAACTACAATACGGTGCAGTACTTGAAGTAGTAGACGGTGGTGCGGTTACGTCTGGCGACACAGTTGCTAACTGGGACCCACATACACACCCAATTATTACCGAAGTACCGGGTCGCGTTAAGTTCATCGACATGGTTGAAGGCGTAACTGTTAGCCGTCAAACTGATGAACTAACCGGTCTTTCTAGCATTAACGTTATGGACCCTAACGAGCGCCCTGGCGCTGGTAAAGAAATGCGTCCAATGGTTAAATTGGTAGATGCTTCTGGTAACGACGTTCTTATTGCTGGTACCGATATTCCAGCTCAGTACTTCTTGTCTGCAAAAGCGATTGTAAACTTAGAAGATAATGCAGAAGTAGGCGTTGGTGATGCAATTGCTCGTATCCCACAAGAATCAAGCGGTACTAAAGATATTACCGGTGGTCTACCTCGCGTAGCCGATTTGTTCGAAGCTCGTCAGCCTAAAGAGCCAGCTATTTTGGCAGAAATTACCGGTACTATTAGTTACGGTAAAGAAACCAAAGGTAAGCGCCGCTTGGTGATTACTCCAGCTGAAGGTGACGCGTACGAAGAAATGATTCCTAAGTGGCGTAACCTAAACGTGTTTGAAGGTGAGAAAGTAGCTAAAGGTGAAGTAATTGCCGATGGCCCAGAATCACCACATGACATTTTACGCTTGCGTGGCATTAGCCCTGTAGCTAACTACATCGTAAACGAAGTACAAGACGTATACCGTTTACAAGGTGTGAAGATTAACGATAAGCACATTGAAACTATCGTGCGTCAAATGCTTCGTAAGTGTTTGATTCTAGATGCTGGTGATTCTAGCTTCTTGCTAGGTGAGCAAGCTGAAGTTGCCCGAGTGAATATTGAAAATCGTCAATTAGAAGCTGAAGGCAAACGCCCTGCGCTATACCGTCGTGAGTTATTAGGTATTACTAAGGCATCGCTATCAACAGAATCGTTTATTTCTGCGGCATCGTTCCAAGAAACTACTCGTGTGCTTACTGAAGCAGCTGTGGGTGGTAAACAGGACGAACTACGCGGTCTTAAAGAGAACGTTATTGTTGGTCGTTTGATTCCTGCTGGTACTGGTTATTCTTACCACGTGAATCGTCGCAACAAATCTGAAGCTCCAGCTCCAATTACTGCAGATGAAGCCGCTGATAACTTAGCAGCGCTACTAAATGCAGCCCCTGGCGGCGAAACAGAGTAG
- the rplJ gene encoding 50S ribosomal protein L10: protein MALRLEDKKQIVAGVNEAAKGALSAVVADSRGVTVDAMTSLRAKAREAGVSMQVVRNTLARRAVAGTDLECLTDSFSGPTLIAFSNEHPGAAARLFTDFAKEQDNFEVRAAAFEGALADVNVLAKLPTYDEAIAKLMATMKEASAGKLVRTLAALRDQKESEAA from the coding sequence ATGGCCTTAAGACTCGAAGACAAGAAGCAAATTGTTGCTGGCGTCAACGAAGCTGCCAAAGGTGCACTTTCTGCAGTAGTTGCTGATTCACGTGGCGTAACTGTAGATGCGATGACTTCACTTCGTGCTAAAGCACGTGAAGCTGGCGTATCTATGCAAGTGGTACGTAATACCCTTGCTCGCCGTGCAGTAGCTGGCACAGACCTAGAATGTCTTACAGATTCATTCTCTGGTCCTACTTTAATTGCCTTCTCTAACGAGCACCCAGGTGCTGCAGCGCGTCTATTTACAGACTTCGCTAAAGAGCAAGACAACTTTGAAGTACGTGCAGCAGCATTTGAAGGTGCATTAGCAGACGTAAACGTTCTTGCAAAACTACCAACTTACGACGAAGCAATTGCCAAGTTAATGGCAACTATGAAAGAAGCTTCTGCAGGCAAGCTGGTTCGCACTCTGGCCGCACTACGCGACCAAAAAGAGTCAGAAGCAGCATAA
- a CDS encoding RidA family protein, with the protein MSKQIVSTEAAPAAIGPYSQATKIDELVFTSGQIPLDPESMEIVSGGISEQTKQVMENLMAVLAAAGADSSTVFKTTCFLSDMTNFVAFNDVYASYFPESAPARSCVEVARLPKDVLVEVEAIAHIK; encoded by the coding sequence ATGAGCAAACAAATTGTATCAACCGAAGCAGCCCCAGCCGCTATTGGCCCATATTCTCAAGCGACCAAAATTGATGAGCTAGTATTCACTTCCGGGCAAATCCCTTTAGACCCTGAGTCAATGGAAATTGTATCCGGTGGTATAAGCGAGCAAACCAAGCAAGTAATGGAAAACCTCATGGCGGTATTAGCCGCAGCAGGTGCAGACTCGTCCACAGTATTTAAAACTACCTGCTTTCTAAGTGATATGACTAATTTTGTTGCCTTTAATGATGTTTATGCGAGTTACTTCCCAGAAAGTGCACCTGCTCGCTCTTGTGTAGAAGTAGCGCGTTTACCTAAAGATGTTTTGGTAGAAGTAGAAGCTATTGCGCATATTAAATAG
- the rpoB gene encoding DNA-directed RNA polymerase subunit beta, with product MVYSYTEKKRIRKDFGKRPQVVDTPYLLSIQLDSFEKFIEIDPEGEYGLEAAFRSVFPIASYSGYSELQYVSYRLGEPVFDVKECQIRGVTYSAPLRVKLRLVLFDREAPAGTVKDIKEQEVYMGEIPLMTGNGTFVINGTERVIVSQLHRSPGVFYDHDRGKTHSSGKVLYNARVIPYRGSWLDFEFDPKDNLFVRIDRRRKLPASIILRALEMTTQEILETFFDTTSFELKDGKVMMELVPARLRGDTVSFDVMLNGEVLIETGRRVTARHIRQLEKSGVEQIEVPVEYLADKVLAEEYIDETTGEVVAEANSELTLELIAALSEAGHKVLKTIYTNDLDHGSFISDTLRVDSSTNRLEALVEIYRMMRPGEPPTKDAAEALFENLFFNGDRYDLSTVGRMKFNSRVGREDGSVAGVLDKQDIVKVMQTLIEIRNGRGEVDDIDHLGNRRIRSVGEMAENQFRVGLVRVERAVKERLSLGDLDALMPQDLINAKPISAAVKEFFGSSQLSQFMDQNNPLSEVTHKRRVSALGPGGLTRERAGFEVRDVHPTHYGRLCPIETPEGPNIGLINSLAVYSRTNEFGFLETPYRKVIEGQITDEVDYLSAIDEGTYVIAQANAEADANGKLLETDLVPCRHKGESTYMPTEQIQYMDVSPQQIISVAASLIPFLEHDDANRALMGSNMQRQAVPTLRADKPLVGTGIERAVAVDSGVTVVSKRGGTVDYADASRIVVKVNEEEMLPGEAGIDIYTLTKYTRSNQNTCINQRPVVKSGERVAKGDVLADGPSTDLGELALGQNMRVAFMPWNGYNFEDSIGISENVVKEDRFTTIHIQELSCIARDTKLGSEEISADIPNVGESALSKLDESGIVYVGAEVKPGDILVGKVTPKGETQLTPEEKLLRAIFGEKASDVKDTSLRVPNSVFGTVIDVQVFTRDGVEKDKRAQEIESMQLKEAKKDLTEEFKILEEGIFARAKSVLIAAGKSEADLDRQQPAEWLEAALSDEDAQTQLEQIAAQYDEIKAEFDKQFDIKRRKITQGDDLAPGVLKIVKVYLAVKRRIQPGDKMAGRHGNKGVISTIVPREDMPYDETGRPVDICLNPLGVPSRMNIGQILETHLGLAAKGVGEKIDEMLKVQREIEMDKLRDFIQKVYNVGDDALKVDVASFTDEEVMTLAKNLRGGVPMATPAFDGAKEAEIKELLRLADLPDSGQIVLRDGRTGQEFERPVTVGYMYMLKLNHLVDDKMHARSTGSYSLVTQQPLGGKAQFGGQRFGEMEVWALEAYGAAYTLQEMLTVKSDDVNGRTKMYKNIVDGNHQMEPGMPESFNVLLKEIRSLGINIELDEL from the coding sequence ATGGTTTACTCTTATACAGAGAAAAAACGCATTCGTAAGGACTTTGGAAAACGTCCTCAAGTAGTGGACACGCCTTACCTGCTTTCAATACAGCTTGACTCTTTTGAGAAATTCATAGAGATCGATCCTGAAGGCGAGTATGGGCTGGAAGCTGCATTCCGCAGTGTATTCCCGATTGCCAGTTATTCAGGATATTCAGAGCTACAATATGTTAGCTATCGTCTTGGCGAGCCGGTTTTTGACGTTAAAGAATGTCAAATTCGTGGAGTCACCTACTCTGCTCCCTTGCGCGTTAAATTGCGTTTAGTGTTGTTTGATCGTGAAGCTCCGGCTGGCACGGTTAAAGACATCAAAGAGCAAGAAGTATACATGGGTGAAATCCCATTGATGACAGGTAATGGTACCTTTGTAATTAACGGTACAGAGCGTGTTATCGTATCTCAGTTACACCGTAGTCCTGGTGTATTCTACGATCACGACCGTGGTAAAACACACTCATCAGGTAAAGTGTTATATAACGCTCGCGTTATTCCTTACCGTGGTTCATGGTTAGACTTCGAATTCGATCCTAAGGACAACTTGTTTGTTCGTATCGACCGTCGTCGTAAACTTCCAGCATCTATTATCCTGCGCGCGTTAGAAATGACTACGCAAGAGATTCTAGAGACCTTCTTCGATACCACCTCTTTTGAGTTAAAAGACGGCAAGGTTATGATGGAGTTGGTTCCTGCGCGTTTGCGCGGTGATACTGTTTCTTTCGACGTTATGCTAAACGGCGAAGTATTAATTGAAACAGGCCGTCGTGTAACTGCCCGCCACATTCGTCAATTGGAAAAATCAGGCGTCGAGCAAATCGAAGTGCCGGTTGAGTACCTAGCTGATAAAGTTTTGGCTGAAGAGTATATTGATGAAACTACTGGTGAAGTTGTTGCTGAAGCTAACAGTGAATTAACCCTAGAGTTAATTGCAGCATTGTCTGAAGCGGGTCACAAGGTTCTAAAAACCATTTACACAAATGATTTAGACCACGGTTCGTTTATTTCAGATACATTACGTGTAGATTCTTCAACTAACCGCCTTGAAGCGCTAGTTGAAATTTACCGCATGATGCGCCCTGGCGAGCCACCAACAAAAGACGCAGCTGAAGCCTTGTTTGAGAACTTATTCTTTAACGGCGACCGCTACGACTTATCAACGGTTGGCCGTATGAAGTTCAACAGCCGCGTAGGCCGTGAAGACGGTTCGGTAGCTGGTGTGCTTGATAAACAAGACATCGTTAAAGTTATGCAAACGCTAATCGAAATTCGTAACGGCCGTGGTGAGGTTGATGATATCGACCACCTAGGTAACCGTCGTATTCGTAGCGTAGGCGAAATGGCTGAAAACCAATTCCGTGTTGGTTTAGTGCGTGTAGAGCGTGCTGTTAAAGAGCGTTTAAGCTTAGGCGACCTTGATGCATTGATGCCACAAGACTTAATTAACGCTAAGCCGATTTCGGCAGCAGTTAAAGAGTTCTTTGGTTCAAGCCAATTGTCTCAGTTCATGGACCAAAACAACCCGCTTTCTGAAGTAACACACAAGCGTCGTGTTTCTGCATTAGGCCCAGGTGGTTTGACTCGCGAACGCGCCGGCTTTGAAGTGCGAGATGTACACCCAACGCACTACGGTCGTTTATGTCCGATTGAAACTCCGGAAGGTCCAAACATTGGTTTGATTAACTCATTAGCGGTTTACTCTCGCACCAATGAGTTTGGTTTCCTAGAAACCCCTTACCGTAAAGTAATTGAAGGCCAAATCACTGACGAAGTAGATTACTTATCAGCGATTGATGAAGGCACTTACGTGATCGCTCAGGCGAACGCTGAAGCCGATGCTAACGGTAAGTTACTTGAGACTGATTTAGTACCTTGTCGCCATAAGGGCGAGTCAACTTACATGCCTACTGAACAAATTCAGTACATGGACGTAAGTCCACAACAGATTATTTCTGTTGCTGCATCGTTGATTCCGTTCCTAGAACACGATGATGCAAACCGTGCATTGATGGGTTCTAACATGCAACGTCAAGCAGTACCAACACTACGCGCTGATAAGCCATTAGTAGGTACGGGTATTGAACGTGCTGTAGCAGTTGACTCTGGTGTAACTGTTGTATCTAAACGTGGCGGTACGGTTGACTACGCAGATGCTAGCCGCATCGTAGTTAAAGTAAATGAAGAAGAGATGCTTCCTGGTGAAGCAGGTATCGACATTTATACCTTAACTAAGTACACCCGTTCTAACCAAAACACCTGTATCAACCAACGCCCGGTAGTTAAATCTGGCGAGCGTGTTGCAAAAGGCGACGTACTAGCAGATGGTCCTTCAACTGACTTAGGTGAGTTGGCATTAGGTCAAAACATGCGCGTAGCGTTTATGCCTTGGAATGGTTACAACTTTGAGGATTCAATCGGTATTTCTGAGAATGTAGTTAAAGAAGATCGCTTTACTACTATTCACATTCAAGAGTTAAGCTGTATCGCTCGCGATACTAAGCTTGGCAGTGAAGAAATCTCAGCCGATATTCCAAATGTTGGTGAATCAGCGCTAAGCAAACTTGATGAATCAGGCATTGTTTACGTAGGTGCTGAAGTTAAGCCAGGTGACATCTTAGTGGGTAAAGTTACTCCTAAAGGTGAAACACAATTAACCCCTGAAGAGAAGCTATTGCGAGCTATCTTCGGAGAAAAAGCGTCTGATGTTAAAGATACATCACTACGTGTACCTAACTCTGTATTCGGTACCGTAATCGACGTTCAAGTCTTTACTCGCGATGGCGTAGAAAAAGACAAGCGTGCTCAAGAAATTGAGTCTATGCAGCTTAAAGAAGCGAAGAAAGATTTAACCGAAGAATTCAAGATTCTTGAAGAAGGTATCTTTGCTCGTGCTAAATCTGTATTGATTGCAGCGGGTAAGTCAGAAGCTGACTTAGATCGCCAACAACCTGCAGAATGGCTAGAAGCCGCATTAAGCGATGAAGACGCCCAAACGCAGCTAGAGCAAATTGCTGCGCAATATGACGAAATTAAAGCTGAATTCGACAAGCAGTTCGACATTAAGCGCCGTAAGATCACCCAAGGTGATGACTTAGCGCCTGGCGTACTGAAGATTGTTAAAGTTTACTTAGCAGTTAAACGTCGCATTCAACCTGGTGACAAGATGGCCGGTCGTCACGGTAACAAAGGTGTAATTTCTACCATTGTTCCTCGTGAAGATATGCCTTATGACGAAACTGGTCGCCCAGTAGACATCTGCTTGAACCCACTAGGTGTACCGTCGCGGATGAACATCGGTCAGATCCTAGAAACCCACTTAGGCTTAGCGGCTAAAGGTGTGGGTGAGAAAATTGATGAAATGCTGAAAGTTCAGCGTGAAATCGAAATGGATAAACTGCGTGATTTCATCCAGAAAGTGTACAACGTAGGTGATGATGCGCTTAAAGTTGACGTTGCTAGCTTCACTGATGAAGAAGTAATGACACTGGCGAAAAACCTACGTGGCGGTGTGCCAATGGCAACACCGGCATTTGATGGTGCTAAAGAAGCTGAAATTAAAGAGCTATTACGTTTAGCCGACTTACCTGATTCAGGTCAAATCGTGTTACGTGACGGCCGTACCGGTCAAGAATTTGAGCGCCCTGTAACTGTTGGTTACATGTACATGTTGAAACTTAACCACTTGGTTGATGACAAGATGCACGCTCGTTCTACTGGTTCTTACAGCTTGGTTACTCAGCAGCCTCTAGGTGGTAAAGCACAGTTTGGTGGTCAGCGCTTCGGTGAGATGGAAGTATGGGCACTAGAAGCATATGGTGCCGCTTACACCCTACAGGAAATGCTAACGGTTAAATCTGATGACGTTAACGGTCGTACTAAAATGTACAAGAACATCGTTGATGGTAACCACCAGATGGAGCCAGGCATGCCTGAGTCGTTCAACGTGTTGCTCAAAGAGATCCGCTCTCTTGGTATCAACATCGAGTTGGATGAGCTGTAA